From one Cyanobacterium stanieri PCC 7202 genomic stretch:
- a CDS encoding hypothetical protein (KEGG: npu:Npun_R4221 hypothetical protein~SPTR: Putative uncharacterized protein): MEAFARSAPQWTYQATHAVSFCCPRCGASPRQATKVWLNRYAPVTMENRQRKWQEFYACECEQVWWAWSCDRPAPNNATPPNQENN, translated from the coding sequence ATGGAAGCCTTTGCCCGTAGCGCCCCCCAATGGACTTATCAAGCCACCCATGCCGTTAGTTTTTGTTGCCCCCGTTGTGGTGCATCACCCCGTCAAGCAACTAAAGTCTGGCTCAATCGTTATGCACCTGTAACCATGGAAAATCGTCAACGTAAATGGCAGGAATTTTATGCCTGTGAATGCGAACAGGTATGGTGGGCTTGGAGTTGCGATCGCCCGGCTCCAAACAATGCCACACCACCTAATCAGGAAAATAATTAA
- a CDS encoding hypothetical protein (KEGG: syp:SYNPCC7002_A0995 hypothetical protein~SPTR: Bacterial SH3 domain family) gives MNVSGFFQFLLGFIIGIILFGGGIAGGAYYFLTRVAVDPADPMEMNSNNQEEPPEEELTVAEEISEPEPEPEPEPEPEPEPEAEDLPEGAFRATVTWDTGLILRAEPTENSERVGGVAYNQELIILGRSDDNLWQRVRVANTGQEAWVKAGNVSRID, from the coding sequence ATGAACGTGTCCGGCTTTTTTCAATTTCTTTTAGGGTTCATTATCGGAATTATTTTGTTTGGTGGAGGCATTGCCGGAGGTGCTTATTATTTTTTGACAAGGGTTGCGGTGGATCCTGCGGATCCCATGGAAATGAATAGTAATAATCAAGAGGAACCACCCGAGGAGGAGTTGACGGTGGCGGAAGAGATTTCTGAACCCGAGCCCGAACCCGAACCTGAACCCGAACCTGAACCTGAACCTGAAGCGGAGGATTTACCCGAGGGGGCTTTTCGGGCTACGGTGACTTGGGATACGGGGTTAATTTTAAGGGCTGAACCGACGGAAAATTCTGAGCGAGTGGGGGGTGTTGCTTATAATCAAGAGTTAATCATCTTGGGTAGGAGTGATGATAATCTATGGCAACGGGTACGGGTTGCTAATACAGGACAGGAGGCATGGGTTAAGGCTGGAAATGTGAGTCGTATTGATTAA
- a CDS encoding CpcD phycobilisome linker domain protein (PFAM: CpcD/allophycocyanin linker domain~InterPro IPR008213~KEGG: cyt:cce_0994 ferredoxin-NADP oxidoreductase~PFAM: CpcD phycobilisome linker domain protein~SPTR: Ferredoxin--NADP reductase) yields the protein MRNTKVVKTFAKNPAVEERRFLFEVSGISQQGDNNLEYAIRKSGNSFLAVPYSRMNQEMNRINRLGGKIVNISPIGVVAPVAGNAPAEKAEKETKKKEAKSA from the coding sequence ATGAGAAATACCAAGGTTGTAAAAACTTTTGCTAAAAATCCAGCCGTTGAAGAACGTCGTTTTTTGTTTGAAGTTTCTGGCATCTCCCAACAGGGTGACAACAACTTAGAGTATGCTATTCGCAAAAGTGGAAACTCTTTCCTAGCGGTTCCTTATTCTCGCATGAATCAAGAAATGAATCGTATCAACCGTTTAGGCGGTAAGATCGTTAACATTTCCCCCATCGGAGTAGTTGCTCCCGTAGCAGGAAACGCCCCCGCAGAAAAAGCAGAAAAAGAAACCAAGAAAAAAGAAGCGAAATCAGCGTAA
- a CDS encoding processing peptidase (PFAM: Peptidase M16 inactive domain; Insulinase (Peptidase family M16)~COGs: COG0612 Zn-dependent peptidase~InterPro IPR011765:IPR007863:IPR001431~KEGG: cyc:PCC7424_3614 peptidase M16 domain protein~PFAM: peptidase M16 domain protein~PRIAM: processing peptidase~SPTR: Peptidase M16 domain protein), translated as MVLSTRSLSTSQKLINNCQVNVIRLPSGLRVVHQQVSTSSVVVADVWVDAGVTKEPRGWSGMAHFLEHMIFKGSVNVLPGEFDYVVENKGGCANAATSYDYAHFFLVTASQYLQETLPYLGEILLQAQIPDEEFYLERDVVLEELRASNDDYDWLALQCLSSLIYECHPYGCSVLGDEGSLLENTPNQMRCFHKTHYQPERMSVVLVGDIGEQEAIALVEDSFSSFGVRSECPPVSFECEPPMINVRRKQLFFPRLEQSRLIMGWSGPGIDNLEGAIALDLISMILTGGRTSRLVKNLREEKQLVLDISCDFSLQKDSSLFTISAYLYPQYLNEVENIIRQEIYNLQTLPIRPKELENYQRNLLHDYIFSTETPEQLAGLYGYYQVLKDAKLALQYPAILMSLGAEQLKCYASQYLCPEYYAVCEVHGDH; from the coding sequence ATGGTTTTATCTACAAGAAGTTTGTCCACCTCCCAAAAGTTGATTAATAATTGTCAGGTCAATGTGATTCGTTTACCTAGTGGTCTGAGGGTGGTTCATCAACAGGTGTCCACTAGCTCGGTGGTGGTGGCGGATGTGTGGGTAGATGCAGGGGTGACAAAGGAGCCTCGGGGTTGGTCTGGCATGGCTCATTTTTTGGAACACATGATCTTTAAGGGCAGTGTGAATGTGTTGCCGGGGGAGTTTGATTATGTGGTGGAAAATAAGGGGGGTTGTGCTAATGCGGCAACGAGCTATGATTATGCTCATTTCTTTTTGGTGACGGCAAGTCAGTATTTACAGGAGACTTTGCCTTATTTGGGTGAGATTTTGTTACAGGCTCAAATTCCTGATGAGGAGTTTTATTTGGAACGGGATGTGGTATTGGAGGAGTTGAGGGCGAGTAATGATGATTATGATTGGTTGGCTCTTCAATGTCTTTCTAGTTTGATTTATGAGTGTCATCCTTATGGTTGTTCGGTTTTGGGGGATGAGGGTTCTTTGTTGGAGAATACTCCTAATCAGATGCGTTGTTTTCATAAAACCCATTATCAACCTGAGCGGATGTCGGTGGTGTTAGTGGGTGATATTGGGGAACAAGAGGCGATCGCCCTTGTGGAGGATTCTTTTAGTAGTTTTGGGGTGCGTTCGGAATGTCCTCCTGTGAGTTTTGAGTGTGAACCTCCGATGATCAATGTTCGTCGTAAGCAGTTATTTTTTCCTCGTTTGGAACAGTCTCGTTTAATTATGGGTTGGAGTGGTCCGGGTATTGATAATCTGGAAGGGGCGATCGCCCTTGACCTTATATCGATGATTTTAACGGGGGGAAGAACATCCCGTTTAGTAAAAAATTTACGGGAAGAAAAACAATTAGTATTAGATATTAGTTGTGATTTTTCCCTGCAAAAAGATTCTAGTTTATTTACGATTTCTGCTTATCTATACCCTCAATACCTCAATGAAGTAGAAAATATTATCCGTCAAGAAATCTATAATTTACAAACATTACCTATTCGCCCCAAAGAACTAGAAAACTATCAAAGAAATTTACTACACGACTATATATTTTCCACAGAAACCCCTGAACAATTAGCAGGATTATATGGTTATTATCAAGTCTTAAAAGATGCGAAATTAGCACTTCAATATCCAGCAATACTCATGTCCTTGGGGGCAGAACAACTCAAATGTTATGCCTCTCAATATCTCTGTCCTGAATATTATGCCGTCTGTGAAGTTCATGGCGATCATTAG
- a CDS encoding leucyl aminopeptidase (PFAM: Cytosol aminopeptidase family, catalytic domain; Cytosol aminopeptidase family, N-terminal domain~COGs: COG0260 Leucyl aminopeptidase~InterPro IPR008283:IPR000819~KEGG: cyt:cce_0708 leucyl aminopeptidase~PFAM: peptidase M17 leucyl aminopeptidase domain protein~SPTR: Leucyl aminopeptidase), whose protein sequence is MEFKISSSSLLDWSGDILSLGFFADKTELTGDLAQLNAKLDGVIAELIEENDFKGKANTTVVARVGAKSPIRKVVLVGLGKQEDFCLNSVRMAAGAIARTTEKEKGKTLGIAFGIADYEGDVVAQMIVEGIILALHKDNRFKSEEQNDLKLTNIELLGLDASDGSIEKAKKITDGVILARELVNAPPNEINPVTLTQVVEDLATEYNLELKILEREECEKLGMGAFLGVAQASDIPPKFVHLIYKPQGTARRKLAIIGKGLTFDSGGLNLKVSGSGIETMKMDMGGAAATFGVARAIAQLQPDVEVHFISAITENMISGKAMHPGDILKASNGKTIEVNNTDAEGRLTLADALVYADKLGVDAMVDLATLTGACIVALGNDIAGLWTRDNRLAQDLQVASEGAGEKFWQMPMETDYFDIMKSAIADMKNTGSRAGGSITAALFLEQFVEKTPWVHLDVAGPVWAEKPNSINNEGGTGFAVRTLVNWVLN, encoded by the coding sequence ATGGAATTTAAAATTAGTTCTAGTTCATTGTTAGATTGGAGTGGAGATATTCTTAGTTTAGGTTTTTTTGCTGATAAAACCGAGTTGACGGGGGATTTAGCCCAATTAAATGCAAAATTGGATGGGGTGATTGCTGAGTTAATCGAGGAGAATGATTTTAAGGGCAAGGCAAACACTACTGTTGTGGCAAGGGTTGGGGCAAAAAGTCCGATTCGTAAAGTTGTTTTGGTGGGTTTGGGTAAGCAGGAAGATTTTTGTTTAAATTCTGTTCGTATGGCGGCAGGGGCGATCGCCCGTACTACGGAGAAGGAAAAGGGTAAAACTTTAGGTATTGCCTTCGGCATCGCAGATTATGAGGGGGATGTGGTTGCTCAAATGATCGTGGAGGGGATTATTCTCGCTTTACACAAGGATAATCGTTTTAAGTCTGAGGAGCAAAACGATCTTAAACTGACTAATATTGAGTTGTTGGGTTTGGATGCTTCTGATGGAAGTATTGAGAAGGCGAAAAAAATCACTGATGGGGTAATTTTGGCCAGGGAGTTGGTAAATGCTCCTCCCAATGAAATCAATCCTGTTACTTTGACTCAGGTGGTGGAAGATTTGGCAACGGAATATAATCTGGAGTTGAAGATTTTGGAAAGGGAAGAGTGTGAAAAGTTGGGTATGGGCGCGTTTTTGGGTGTTGCCCAGGCCTCGGATATTCCTCCTAAATTTGTTCATCTTATCTATAAACCCCAAGGCACTGCCAGACGTAAGTTGGCCATTATTGGTAAGGGGTTAACCTTTGATTCTGGGGGTTTAAATCTCAAGGTGTCTGGTAGTGGTATTGAAACCATGAAGATGGATATGGGGGGGGCTGCGGCTACTTTTGGGGTGGCAAGGGCGATCGCCCAGTTACAGCCTGATGTGGAGGTGCATTTTATCAGTGCCATCACTGAAAACATGATTAGTGGAAAGGCGATGCACCCTGGGGATATTCTCAAGGCTTCTAATGGTAAAACCATTGAGGTGAATAATACGGATGCGGAGGGGCGCCTAACCCTCGCTGATGCGCTGGTATATGCTGATAAGTTGGGGGTAGATGCCATGGTGGATTTAGCAACCCTCACGGGGGCTTGTATTGTGGCATTAGGTAATGATATTGCAGGATTATGGACAAGGGATAATCGTCTTGCCCAAGATTTGCAGGTGGCTTCTGAGGGTGCAGGGGAAAAGTTCTGGCAAATGCCCATGGAAACTGATTATTTTGATATTATGAAAAGTGCGATCGCTGATATGAAAAATACTGGAAGCCGTGCAGGGGGTTCTATCACAGCGGCTCTGTTCCTCGAGCAGTTTGTGGAAAAAACTCCTTGGGTACATTTGGATGTGGCTGGTCCTGTGTGGGCTGAAAAACCTAATTCCATCAACAATGAAGGAGGTACGGGATTCGCAGTGCGTACTCTTGTTAATTGGGTATTGAATTAA
- a CDS encoding Late competence development protein ComFB (PFAM: Late competence development protein ComFB~InterPro IPR019657~KEGG: syn:slr1505 hypothetical protein~PFAM: Late competence development protein ComFB~SPTR: Slr1505 protein) — protein MTEEKNIYKNVMEILVDEEIEYQLIHNRTVNRNLKKYINPVEVATFALNRLPSLYASSTEGINKQRKRALIQYKKEIRQAVTQGFAAVERDPLRKSTPLPSEKKDIISDAKRSLTQLDETLPKEELSLIVEFMENFLNKVQNKEIQPAEVIKLYYLLDFYWEDNGEGLMGNKAVNWYG, from the coding sequence ATGACCGAAGAAAAAAATATTTATAAAAATGTAATGGAAATATTGGTTGACGAAGAAATCGAATATCAATTGATTCATAACAGAACCGTAAATCGTAATCTTAAAAAATATATAAACCCCGTAGAAGTAGCAACCTTTGCCCTCAATCGTCTTCCTAGTTTATATGCCTCCTCCACCGAAGGAATTAATAAACAAAGAAAAAGAGCTTTAATCCAATACAAAAAAGAAATTCGTCAAGCCGTAACCCAAGGATTTGCCGCCGTAGAAAGAGATCCCCTCAGAAAATCTACCCCATTACCCAGTGAGAAAAAAGATATAATTTCCGATGCCAAAAGATCTTTAACTCAACTCGATGAAACTCTCCCCAAAGAAGAATTATCCCTCATAGTCGAGTTTATGGAAAACTTTTTAAACAAAGTACAAAACAAAGAAATCCAACCAGCCGAAGTCATTAAACTATACTATCTCTTAGATTTTTATTGGGAAGATAACGGAGAAGGATTAATGGGAAATAAAGCAGTCAACTGGTACGGCTAA
- a CDS encoding outer membrane transport energization protein ExbB (PFAM: MotA/TolQ/ExbB proton channel family~COGs: COG0811 Biopolymer transport protein~InterPro IPR002898~KEGG: cyc:PCC7424_2011 MotA/TolQ/ExbB proton channel~PFAM: MotA/TolQ/ExbB proton channel~SPTR: MotA/TolQ/ExbB proton channel; TC 2.C.1.1.1), whose translation MTLAELIEKGGFSIWPLLFLSILALGTIIERIWFWSKVLVKEEQILNTIMDAATTNWGKAGEIASRYRHHPLGKYLNTPLQLDNPDPEVFHLALETGAEDELSQMRKGDKILEGVIALSPLLGLLGTVLGLIRSLGSISLSDLGTASTSGVTLGIGESLISTAVGLVVAIIAVVFYRLFQAFWANQVRIFRKAGSDLELIYRQKWNLED comes from the coding sequence GTGACATTAGCAGAACTGATCGAAAAGGGTGGATTTTCCATTTGGCCTTTGTTATTCTTATCAATCCTCGCCCTAGGTACCATTATAGAGCGAATTTGGTTTTGGTCAAAGGTATTGGTCAAGGAAGAACAAATTTTAAATACCATTATGGATGCGGCTACCACAAACTGGGGCAAAGCGGGGGAAATAGCCTCCCGTTATCGTCATCATCCCCTTGGAAAATACCTTAATACTCCTTTACAGTTAGATAACCCAGATCCCGAAGTATTTCACCTAGCCTTGGAAACAGGGGCAGAGGATGAACTTTCCCAAATGCGCAAGGGAGATAAAATTTTGGAGGGGGTCATCGCTTTGTCTCCTCTATTGGGTTTATTGGGTACTGTATTGGGGTTAATTCGTTCTCTTGGTTCTATTTCTCTCAGTGATTTGGGTACCGCTTCTACCAGTGGAGTTACCCTTGGTATTGGTGAATCTTTGATCTCCACTGCGGTGGGTTTAGTGGTGGCAATTATTGCGGTGGTTTTTTATCGTTTATTTCAGGCTTTTTGGGCTAATCAAGTCAGAATATTCCGTAAGGCAGGAAGTGATTTGGAATTAATTTATCGTCAAAAGTGGAATCTGGAAGATTAG
- a CDS encoding outer membrane transport energization protein ExbD (PFAM: Biopolymer transport protein ExbD/TolR~COGs: COG0848 Biopolymer transport protein~InterPro IPR003400~KEGG: cyh:Cyan8802_2860 biopolymer transport protein ExbD/TolR~PFAM: Biopolymer transport protein ExbD/TolR~SPTR: Biopolymer transport protein ExbD/TolR; TC 2.C.1.1.1), translating to MAQIPLSKRDKDNSPQKYTPRPLKLWGDLNPQQEVRIEIVPMIDVIFCILTFFILAAVGFSRQQAISLNLPRATTGTAQMREMLVVSLDNQGQLYLEKQPVSQVQLYSAIQNYNTINPSGLMVLHAAEDVRYSQVVEILDMLKEVGGDRVALATLAGDSQIPPESETPTPGVNPYLTPENNFIPEDNGTGGGELPSSIPIPPLPESPPSP from the coding sequence ATGGCACAGATACCATTATCAAAGAGGGATAAGGATAATTCTCCTCAAAAATATACCCCTCGCCCCCTCAAACTATGGGGTGATTTAAATCCTCAACAGGAGGTAAGAATTGAAATTGTGCCGATGATTGATGTTATTTTTTGTATTTTGACATTTTTCATCTTGGCGGCGGTGGGTTTTTCCCGACAACAGGCGATCAGTTTAAATTTGCCTCGAGCGACCACTGGCACGGCACAAATGCGAGAGATGTTGGTGGTGAGTCTTGATAATCAAGGACAACTTTATTTAGAAAAACAGCCTGTGAGTCAGGTTCAGCTTTATAGTGCGATTCAAAATTACAATACTATCAATCCTTCTGGGTTGATGGTACTTCATGCCGCTGAGGATGTGCGTTATAGTCAGGTGGTAGAAATTTTGGATATGTTAAAAGAAGTGGGGGGCGATCGCGTGGCTTTGGCTACCTTGGCGGGTGATTCTCAAATTCCCCCAGAGAGTGAAACCCCTACCCCCGGTGTGAATCCCTATCTCACCCCCGAGAATAATTTTATTCCCGAAGACAATGGCACTGGTGGAGGAGAGTTACCTTCTTCTATTCCTATTCCTCCCCTTCCTGAGTCTCCCCCCTCTCCTTAA